The Zingiber officinale cultivar Zhangliang unplaced genomic scaffold, Zo_v1.1 ctg138, whole genome shotgun sequence genomic sequence AGCATTCACAACTGGCATTTGGATTAAGAACAGTTTCGGAGGAAGAAATGCACCACAGTTAATATTATGGTTTTAATAGATATTCCTTCACCTGAGAACAACCATCAACCATTTCAAGAAGGATTCTTATTGAGGCTTCTTTCAGAAAATTGAGTTCTATATATGAATGTGTATCCTCAAGTATCAGTATATGAGGACGTACCAGGGGAGTTTAAAGGTGTCTTTCCACCGTCCCTGCTTAGCACAAATGGAATAGACTTTGTCTAGTCGAATAATAATTTCTGAAAAGGTTGGCCTAATTACAGGCTCAGGATTCCAACATTCTTCAATTAACCTGCAAAAGGAACAATTTAGGATAACATTGTTGTAGGTTGTAGTTTGGATTATATTGTTTTAAAAACTCTGTGATTGAATGGCTCTGGTAAACATATGTATTGATAAGCAACATGTTAAACTCACTCCTTAACATCCTGAGGATAGCTTTTAGATTTGTTCTTTAAAGGAGGTCTCAGTCGATCCAAGCAAATCATCTTGGTAGCTTCCTCTGGGCTTTTTGGGTGGAATGCCGGTGCTCCTTCAATCATCTGAGACCATTAGGAATGAATGTAACTGACAAAAGAATATAAATGCAAATGGAAACactttgtaaaataaaaaaacaaaaacatgAAAACACTTTGAAATAGAATCAACTACAAGTTTCCAATCTTTGACTGGGAATGTGATATAAAAATCTGATTCTTTGTTTAAGATGATACTGAGActgtataaaaattaaaatattcatcTTAACAATGGGGAGAATTGCATTCTTACCCAATATATTGATAAAATATATGCTGATAATTGAGTGTTGGAACAATCATAGAAATGGAGTTTCTTGCTTGGAGAATCTACCATCATTGCGAAACATGCATGCATATAATTCTCAGATACAAGTAGAACAGGAAAATGATTAATAGATATAGCCTTAATGTTTTCCAAATTACATTTGCAACTCCTGAAGAAGAAACAAGACCCCAACAATGACCATCAAATTGATCAAcagttttataaaataataaatgctAATCAATTCATCCTATCTATTCTGAAACTACAGCTGGTAAGCTTTCTGCCTTTCATTTCCTACAAAAGCCAAATGCTACATAAGTTACTTTGGTAGTTTAGCATGATCAGATTACACAGACAATGTCAATGGTACTTCATGAGGTTGCAAATTTCAAGAAAGAAAGAATGCATAAAAGATACAACATTGGCCAAAATATCATCTATTTAAAAAATTGCCAACAGTTTAACTATAGAGCCACATAGTGCACAAGCTATTATGTTATGAAGCATCACTAGCTGACATGAGAAAGGAGATACTTTAGGTATCTCTCTCAATATAAGCTTACTCTTCCAACTCAATACagaaattaatcaaatattttttgaattgcaTGTTACACTTCTTTTTGGTGCTAAGAGATATTATTGGATATAAAGATGGTTTCTCGAGAAATCTAAATGGTAAACTTGGAAAAGAAATTTAGCTTGAACAAACCTCAAAAAGAATGAGACCAAAAGAGAATACATCGACACTGGCATCAAATACTTCATCCCTGTAAATTTCAGGAGCCGTGTACAAACCTATCAGCAGATCAAGTCGCTGAGTCAGAAAGATTTGTAAGATCACTAATTTGGATTAAAACAAGGGTCTCAGTTTATTTGCAACAATGAGAAATATTAAGCAATGCATAAATGCTGTCCTTCTTTATAAGGATTATTTTTTAACACGTACTAATAGATGAAGATACCAATAATATACTATTAACCCATTTCTTCTCTCCAAGAATATCAACTTGTTATCTTTGATTCCTTAACCTAGATCAGTTCAAGGATATGAAAGACGAAGTGTGATTGGACATTTAAAACCAAAGATAAATTATGTTGTGTTCTACTGTTATGTTAATGGAACTATATTATTAAATTAATGAAGGTGGTCTATCTACTATGAATTAACATGTATTCTTATCTTCAGGTCTTGCATTGAATTAGTTCAAATTTGAGGAAACTCAAACAAGATTTGAAGCACCATATGTAATGTATAGGAATCTCTAGCCATCATATTTTAGACGATTCCACATTGATAGTAAGAGAATATATAGTAAAAAGGACAATATAACCACATATGGAGGTTGAAGGATAGTTCTTAGCACCAGTATATATGTACTGGCTGTTGAACAACTGATTTTCATTTTTTGTGTATTGAACAATATGTGTGAACTGTGAAGTAAAAGAAATTTCACACTTCAATAATTTGTTTGTTAGTATGAATTTTGGCAGgaaaattataataaatcaaaAAACTTACTGAAGTTGTCAATTTGAACTTTCCCATTATCCAATTTTACTTTATCAGGTGAAACTTTTAAGAGATTCATCATCCCAAAGCCTGCCACCTTCAATTGTCCCCCATAGTCGAGCAAGATATTTCTGGCACCTTACCAACACTTTGAATAATTAAGTACTGTACATAACCAAATAAGGACCACAAATTTTAAAGCATAGTCTATCTAGTTTGGAAATGAGCTCACTTCCTCATTCTTACTTTGGCTTTAAATTGCAATGAATAATTGGGTCTGGTTTACATTGATGAAGATAATTCAATCCCCTGAATATCAAGCAACATCATAACTGTCAGGAAACCTTCTGTTTATTGGAAGAGCATTCAGATTTCGAAATGATGAATGAATAAAGAGCGTCTACTCCAGTTTATAACAATTTGGTTATATGTCATATTTTCTAGGGGATCGTAACTCCTTTTTGTTATTTAGTGCAGACAAATTTGGTTGATTTTGTTATATTGCAGTGTTAGATTACCTACTAATATCTCAGTAGCTAACAAAGATTAATTTCTTCTCTTGCTAGGAGTGCCATAATGGACCTTTGTTTGTTTTATAACCATAACACTGTATGAGCACATGATTAGTATCACAACAAAGACTAGGAATTATGAGTTTGGAGCATCATATTAGCAACAAATTTTCTTTTGTTCATGATCCTTTTTTCTAGGAATTAAAGCTGTGAAAGAGTGTGTGACATGCCTGGCAATCTCAAGAGCATATCTTAAAGCTTTATGGGGTTGCAGACGTCCTTTCTTTTGAAGATAGCTCCCTAAGTCGCTCTGATTATTAACATAGATAGAATTGAAACATTAAGATTAAAACCAACATTAATCTTGgttggaaaatatttttaaaaaattgtgacAAGAGGAAAATTAGCacaaattttttcaaataatgCTAAGAGAGACACATTAATCATAGATCATAAGGAAATGAACCACAAAGGTATAATAATATATACATAACAAGCATTAAAAACTTACTTTTGGATGATACTCTACCGCAATCATCATAGGTATATTTTGAGTAACAGCTCCTACAAATTGGATAACATTTGGATGCCTAGCCTTTTGCAACAGATTCAATTCATGCTTGAAGGCATTTCTGTATAAGTGCAAGTGACAAACATCTTAGacatctaaaaataaaaaaatagagaagatcAAGAAATTGGACTAATCAATTTGTGCAAGTAAGGGACGGGCATATAGAGTAGAATGAAACATGGGAAAGAAGTCCCCTAGTGAATCAGAAAAGTCAGGCAAATATTTGATGAGGCATCTATACCATCATAACTCCCAGATAATATTGAAACAAATCACCCTAGGTTAAGATAGTCTAAGAGAAGTTTCACAAAATAGTCATGTTTGAACTTACACACTATCAGGATCTGAATGGCTATCTTTGTCAAGAATTTTCACAGAAACCTTCGTGCCATTCCACTTGGCAACTTGATAAGTACCCTGACAAAGTGTGTAGAAGAAGTGAACTTTCATCCTTTTACTAACTAATATGTGATTGAAAAGAAATACCAAGAATGAAATGAGCAAGTAATCACTTTTGAGAAGAATGTAACTTTAGTACAAAATAATTTGTTTTGTATTTTGTGCTGAAGCcaaggcaaaaaaaaaatgacaatgaAACCAACACACATATCAAAAGAAAATTACAAATGCTGCACTGTTGCCTTCTGATGCAGTTCAAGTACTAAAATCAATTTTTTACAGTAGATTGATCCTTTATGGCTCAGATAAGAGTGACCAAAACTTAATCATGGTCTTTTAAACTGCTCAGGCCATAATTCCTGAAACACTAAGCTAGTATTGTCACCCAAAGACTGCTGCCAGGAAAAGTGAACAGATAGAAGCAGGACAAGATTGTGGTGGAAAGTGAAAAACTGGTAAATAGCACaaattcatgttttttttttgtgtatgcactagttaaaattttattatatatgttTAGTTCGATATGccaggaaaaaaaaacaagagataCGTGCCTTTAAGACTTCTTCACCTCGACGGAATTGTAGTTCCCCTGGGTTTAGCTCATACTCCGGAACTTCTCCGGGATTTGACACGGCCATGGGAGTCCTCTTAATCTTCTGAGGAAGTTTGTGAGGAAACTTAAGGAGGTTAATTACCCAAATGCAATAGATGTCAAGGAACAGAAGAAATACCGGGACTTTGGCTCCTCGAGCTTTCAAGACATTGTAGACTTCAACATTACCATAGTACTTGGCATCCACGGCAGCCTACCATGCAACACCAGGAAATCAAACCTAAGTTCAATAGTCTAACAATGGATGTTGAAGAAAAACAAGATTTTTACCGTGCTCCCCCACCGATCCCTTGCGTCGACATTGGCTCTCCAGCTGAGCAACAACTTAACGACGTCCACATTCCCCTCGCACGCCGCTATGTGCAGGGCCGTCCTGCCATCCAGATCAATGCTGTTCACATCAACGCCATCCTTCAACAGCTCCTCCACACCCTTGGCGTCCCCTAGCGACGCGAGAAACAATAGCTGCATGGTGGAGTCCAGGTTCTCCGGCACCGTGAGCTCATCCATGCCGGTCGGGCTCCTGCACTCGCGGTGGGGATCGAGCGAGGACTGCCTGCCGAAGCTAAACCTGTTGAGCCGCGGGTTAAAGGAGAGGTTGCGCTTGAAGCTGAACCTCCCGCTCCTCCTGCCGGAGTCGCCTCCGGAGAGCTGCCGCGAGATGCAACGCTTGACCTGCGCCGGCGGCTCCGCCTCCATCGATCCCCTCGCCTCAGATCAAACCCCTAGAACCCGACCGGTTGCACGGAAACAAGAAGGGGGCAAAGGGACGCCAAAAAAAAATCATACCTTTTTGGGGGGAGATTGGGAGGACGAAGAATGTGCGAGATCGAAGGTTGCAGAGGAAGGAATCAGGAGCGggcgaagaagaaggagaggaagagagcgAATGGAGGAGGAAGCAGGGACCGATACGCCATTACCAACCCTACTTTTTCGCgggaagagagagggagagacaCGCACTTTATGGCGCCAATAAATAACGGTAATATAGTTATTTTAACCGCTTTAACcatttctctttttaaattttatttttcttttaaattttaatattaaaacgaTGATAATATATTACCTCGATAATCTCGCGCCTAATTAAAAAATTAGCTAGCTTAATCGCGAGTTTAGCCACACGGCCTTGGGATTTAtaactaatattttaaaaaaataaaataacaaataacAAATGTTTTATTGACTACGTTACATTCCGATCGATGTGATCATCCAATAAACAATTGCTttaaataattctaattaattatCTCATGACATTAATTTAATTGgattctcttttaaaaaaatatttgatgcaTATAAAAGGCACAAGCTAAATTGGGTCAACTAAGCTACAAGTCAACTTAGCTAAGTCAATCAATGAATTTATTCTCAAATTAGAGTTAATTAAAAGTTTTCGATGAGTATCAAATAATCCTTAATCCATTGACTAGTTGcactatttcaaatttatttattttttaattttaatttttttaagtgtttgatgacttaaaattttcaaattgaaTCGTATATAGTCGTAACAAGTAAAAGGTAAAATTATTTTCCAATTGTTGTTCCCCTCCCGAGGGTATGTTCTTACCTGTTACTCATCTGTTCGTCACTGGAAACTTCATTTCCCGTTCGACTTGCATGCGTTAAGCATATCGTTAGTGTTCATTCTGAGCCAGGATCGAACTCTCCATGAGATTCATAGTTGCATTACTTATAGCTTCTTTGTTCATAGATAAAGCGGATTCAGAATTCTTTTTCATTCTGAGGCATAACTTATATCCATGCGCTTCATATTACCCTGGAGTTCGCTCCCAATAATATAGTCATCCCTATCCTATCACGTCATCTTAATGACATTTTTAAGACGGTCTTATGTATTCTAAAAAGACTTATTTAGTCTTAGTTAAGCGACCTTCCTAGACAGGGACACGAGAACTTGTGCGAGATTTAAATGGATAAATTAAATTAGTTTGGAAGGACAATAGTTTAAGAAAATTAGGGCTAAATTTGAAAATGGAGTACTGTCTTTGATATTCTAGCAACTTAAGCAAAGCTTTGAAAAAATTGCCTAAAGGAGAATCCAAAGTTCCCAAGGTCCTCTTTTTAGGTCTCTCTCCTCGCTACCATCACAGCCGCCGCCGCCACTGCCGCCTCCAGCAGGGAAGCGGCGAGGATCAGCCTGGTCTCCACTACTTTTCGCTTCTTTATCTGCAGAAAGTAGATATCTTTTTTGCACTACCTTTTCTTTGATTTATCGTTCCCAATCAGTCGATAACGTAGGCAGCCAAAAGGCCATGGATGAGAGGATCCCACCTCCTGGTTACTTCCACTATTCCCCCTCTGGCGTCCACTCGTCCCCTTCGCCTCACCACTCCATGAGGCCTTCCGCCGCCACCTCGGATAGAGAAAGGTTCCTCCTTTTTCTCTCGATTTATGAATCATGTTCTGTTTTGTGAGATTGGGTAATCGGATACACTAATTACTTGGTGTCCCCATTTACGACTCTGGAATGGTTTCGGATTCCCCACTAGTTGGCGATCCTAGTGCTGAAATTTTAACTGATTAAATTGgttgttaataaaaaaaaaacttgttgcTTATCGTGATACTATATGGATGTTCTTTGTTTGTTATGATAAGGTATGTTGCATTTCTCTGCTGAGGAAAAGGAACTTACTTTAGGGTGTAAACGCAGTTGCTTGTATTTTTAATTGGTTGATGTGGCATGGGCATCTTTCAAACCACTCTGACTTGGTTAATTGTGATTACTAAATTGGCGTGGAATCTGCATATTTGGAATTTAATGAAGTTTTGATTTACATCCGAGTGAATGTAGCAACCAGCATATGACAGATGCAGCAAATACGTATATGATAAGCATAGAGAAGCAAAGTGCTCGTTGATTTTATAGTATTCTTCGTTCAGAATTCATTGACTGTCGATGTGAAAGAACTGGAGCTATTTTGCAGGTATTTAGCTGAGCTACTTGCTGAGAGGCAGAAATTAGGGCCATTTCTGCAAATATTACCATTTTGTTACAGGCTTCTAAACCAAGGTATAGTTTCTTATGTTTCACTTGTGGAAAATCGTTGTGTTTTAGTTGGTTCACTTTTTAATAATCGAAGTTACTCATACTGAAGCAAGGTTTTACAGTATCATATGGTTTCAGTATAGATGAAATTGTAGTCCAACTTTCTCCTTTCTTTTGAAAACGGGTTTTTTTTTATCTTCAATATCTTATTTTCTGGATCGACCTATGTTTTTAATCTTCAGAATTTGTGGCCTTTATTTTTCCAGCTATGCCAGCCTTTAAATTTCTTTGGCTCTTGATTAACTATAACAACTCTTGGTAGAATGTTCTGCTTCACCATCTCTCCTTATCCAGAAACATAAGTTCCATTGAAGCCAATTATTACGAATCATTTATTTCATTTGATAGATTGAAAAGAAAATTCTGCATCTTGGATCAATGAAGTCTCTGCCACATCCAACTTAATTTATTATTATCCTGATTAAGATATCAATTATTGTTGCAGAAATTTTGCGGGCTTCTGCTTTTATATCTAACCCATCATTTATTGATCATGAGAGAATCGAGCATGCTTCTCCTCTAAGGTTGACTGGGCACCCTTTCAATGGTGGACCCATGGATTTGGAGGCAAGGTCAGGAATGCACACAGAGGTATGCTGCCATTTGCTTTTCTTTCAGAATCATAGTCAATGCAACTTCGTGTTCAATCTATGAATGAATTCATCTCTTCCAACTGCATCTTCATGCAATTATGATCCTTCTATTTGTTCTAGGAGATCACATATTTTTGTAAGTTAATCATAGAACTTTTTCGTCGATCTCATCGTTTTGCTGCTGTTTATGTGTAATCTTCAATATGTTCCATTCTGATCATGCTTCTTTTTTCCACAAGTTTAAGCAAGATGTTGTTTATTCAAACAAGCACTTTCTCCTTAGAGTTACTCATTCCACCTCCAAGGGTTCAACAAGTGCATCTGATCGATATGATATACAATGGAGCTAATTGAACTCATATCAGCAACATTCTTTTTTACTCACTCCGGTTGTTGTTGTCCATTTGTTTCCTTGTCGTCTGTAGCTGCCTCCAACATCAATTGATATTGCAGCCTAGCTCATTGATTATCTCAATCCTCTTTATTATCACTCAGTCTCAGCCATGTGTGATGTCATTCACTTCCTCATTTCATCATTGCAGCATCTTGCTATTGACCAATATCTGCAGCCCCAAACTCATCGCTTATTGTCATTGACCAGCCTTCACAGCCCCATGGTGTTCCAAAGTTCCAAAAGGCATTCTTTTCCTCTTTCACTCACTTACTATGTACTGAAAGGAGTTTGAATTACAAAGAAAAGTCGAACGAAGCATAGTAGGTGACATAAAGGCACCATTTGaacattttttaaataattagagAGAGAATGAATTTCATGGTTAAATATTACAGCATTTTTTGAATTGATGTATTACAATCTTTGTTTTCTGCAGTTTGGCATAGTTATAAATACTAGTTTGTCACCGGATCCATTACTATGCTTCCTGCAACTTGACTACTTTATGAACTTCTGTCTTGATATTGTTTGATTTAAGAAGTTACTCAATAAGTTGTTTTATAAAGCATAGAAAGTTCACTGCTGGAATTTTATTGCATAAAAAATTgttacttaattatttttttttaaaaaaaaacagtttCAGATAATCTTACTTTGTTTTTCAGGAAAATGAATACTTACACAGAGTGGGGGTCCTCCCAGCATCAAGTCCTGGCTGGGGTGGAACTCCTGGACTTGCTAAAAGTCTTGTAAAGAAAGTTGTGAGGCTAGATGTTCCTGTTGACAAGTTTCCTCATGTATGTTAACTTTATCTAGATTCAACTAGTTGATCTATCAAACAGGAGCTAAACTGCTGGTTTCGTGCAATTCAGTTCAACTTTGTTGGTCGTTTACTGGGACCACGTGGGAACTCCTTAAAAAGAGTTGAAGCCTCAACTCAATGCAGGGTTTATATACGAGGTCGCGGTTCAGTGAAGGATTCTATAAaggtatgtggatatcatgtattATATACATCTTGATGAAAAAATGTGTTTCAATCTCCCAAACCTCGATGAGTATTTTTTTCCCTTTTGTTATGCGAAGTGTTAGACAAAGACATTTTTAACTGGTTAGCAACATAGTTTCTCATCTTGAACTCATGTCTTTCACCGTTTCTGAACAGGAAGAAAGCTTAAGGGATAAACCTGGCTATGAACACCTAAACGAACCACTTCACATACTAGTGGAGGCCGAATTTACAGCAGATATAGTCGATGCTCGCTTAAACCAAGCTGTCGCCACCCTGGAAGACCTCCTGAAGCCTGTGGTAACTAAAAATTTCAGCTGGGTTGTGTTTGCATGTTATTCTATGAACCCTATTATTGGAACATTGTCACCCTTCAGGACGAGTTTATGGACTACTACAAGAAGCAACAACTTAGGGAGTTGGCCATACTCAACGGCACGCTGAGAGAAGAGAGCCCACAAATGAGCCCAAGCGCATCCCCATTCAACAGCACGGGCATGAAACGCGCAAAAACAGGATGGTGACTGTGTAGTTTTGGGTTCCAATACCTTGGTCACAGATTCTCAATACATATGGCAAATACGAGATGACATCTCTACAAGCAGGGCCCTCCCATCAGTTCAAGTTGGCGAGATATCATTTGTTACTCAGTAAATTCACATTATAATTCCTTAAACTTCTCCAGGCAAATGACTAGTGAATTTGTTTAATTGCTTATTCTTTATGAACTTTTCCTCTGAAACTGAAGAAAAACTCTGGTCCGTGTGTCTCACACATTGACCATTGTGTTTATTGTATCGTTGCTGTTGTAATCACTTATGTACTGAAAATCAATGACATGCTTAAAATCTGATCTGTAAATTGCCTTGTAATTTTTTGTTCTTATTCCGACGTGCGGCTATATATGGTATAGCTCTTTTGCTCGATcgaattttaacttggttacaagcaCAAACTTGATTCAtggtgaagttttagatgatCTCCAGAGTTTGCACCAGTCTGAGCTAAAAGCAATTTTCAAAGTTGAGTTTTGATGTTCCAATCTTCAACAAAAATGAAAATGTGCTAGGTACAGGCTCAACATTGCCATTGTCACCACTGTCATTGCAAATCTCATAGGTTTCATGTGTCACTACAATAAAGCCAGCTCAATTGTACTGGATTTTTTATCCAGACTCGATCAGAAGTATCACTCAACCAATTCATCCTCGGCCTGATTTAAAACACTGATCACAGGCATTAGcaaatttaaacataattagATTACACATTAAGTGAATCCTAACATTTTTTCCTTAACAGCCAAATTAGCGATATCTAGCAAAATAAAACAGGGACAAGTACCAGACTTTAGCCTACAAGCTGACAACAAAGCCGAAAGGGTTTAGTCTACAAGTTCAGAGGCATGCAAGAGTGATCTTTTGGTGTTAGAGTAACCCCGTCCTTCTCGCCTCTTTCATCATACCTTGGCCCGCTTAGTGTTGCTGCAACTCGGGCATTTGTACTGCTTGATGTGCTCGGCACGGGCGGGTGTGATCCTAACGCACTTCCCGTGAAACCACTGTTCGCACAAGTCGCAGCAAATCCAGAACTCATCCTTACCGTAACTTTCTCCGCACGCACCACAGAGAGTGCTGTCATGCTCGTCATTGTAGTCTTCGGGACTCTCCCTAAGGTCGTCTTCTTCTTTGAAAGAAGGCATCGACGGTGGTAATTTGCCAGACTCTGCTTCACTGTACCGCTGAGAGAAACAATACCGAGAGATGGTTGAGATGGATATTAGcgaggaataaaatatggaaaaGAGAGTGAGCGCTACCTTCTTGGAGCTTGACTTGTTGCTCTTGCTGCTGCTATTAGGGTTCTTCTCTTTTGACTGCTTCTTGACTGTTCCGGTTACAACTTCATATATAGTAGACAGAttgttgatcatattaaaaagcCGCCTCCTGTAGTATTGAATCGTTGCATCGCAAATAACATCAGGTATGCTATTATTTGGTAAGTGAAATTCTGAATGATATAAACCATGATATTAATATCAAGGTAAAGCACAAACTCCTTGAGCTAGATCCACACAAAAAAAACAACCTGATAATAGTCTTTACATTTGATTGCTATGACCTATTCTATACTAGATTGTTGACTTCCA encodes the following:
- the LOC122036329 gene encoding integrin-linked protein kinase 1-like, giving the protein MEAEPPAQVKRCISRQLSGGDSGRRSGRFSFKRNLSFNPRLNRFSFGRQSSLDPHRECRSPTGMDELTVPENLDSTMQLLFLASLGDAKGVEELLKDGVDVNSIDLDGRTALHIAACEGNVDVVKLLLSWRANVDARDRWGSTAAVDAKYYGNVEVYNVLKARGAKVPKIKRTPMAVSNPGEVPEYELNPGELQFRRGEEVLKGTYQVAKWNGTKVSVKILDKDSHSDPDSVNAFKHELNLLQKARHPNVIQFVGAVTQNIPMMIAVEYHPKSDLGSYLQKKGRLQPHKALRYALEIARGLNYLHQCKPDPIIHCNLKPKNILLDYGGQLKVAGFGMMNLLKVSPDKVKLDNGKVQIDNFSLYTAPEIYRDEVFDASVDVFSFGLILFEMIEGAPAFHPKSPEEATKMICLDRLRPPLKNKSKSYPQDVKELIEECWNPEPVIRPTFSEIIIRLDKVYSICAKQGRWKDTFKLPWK
- the LOC122036332 gene encoding KH domain-containing protein At1g09660/At1g09670-like: MDERIPPPGYFHYSPSGVHSSPSPHHSMRPSAATSDRERYLAELLAERQKLGPFLQILPFCYRLLNQEILRASAFISNPSFIDHERIEHASPLRLTGHPFNGGPMDLEARSGMHTEENEYLHRVGVLPASSPGWGGTPGLAKSLVKKVVRLDVPVDKFPHFNFVGRLLGPRGNSLKRVEASTQCRVYIRGRGSVKDSIKEESLRDKPGYEHLNEPLHILVEAEFTADIVDARLNQAVATLEDLLKPVDEFMDYYKKQQLRELAILNGTLREESPQMSPSASPFNSTGMKRAKTGW
- the LOC122036326 gene encoding PHD finger protein ALFIN-LIKE 8-like; the encoded protein is MDGGGAARVTRTPEDVFRDFRGRRAGMIKALTTEVEKFYQKCDPEKENLSLYGFPNETWEVNLPAEEVPPELPEPALGINFARDGMAEKDWLALVAVHSDSWLLAVAFYFSARFGFDKESRRRLFNMINNLSTIYEVVTGTVKKQSKEKNPNSSSKSNKSSSKKRYSEAESGKLPPSMPSFKEEDDLRESPEDYNDEHDSTLCGACGESYGKDEFWICCDLCEQWFHGKCVRITPARAEHIKQYKCPSCSNTKRAKV